DNA sequence from the Candidatus Latescibacterota bacterium genome:
CTCTGCAGGAGCAGAACATGTCGCTGCAGCAGAGCCGGTCTTCATATCGGATGGAATAAAGCTCGATATCCTGACATCACTGGACGCCGGAGATGCGGTCGTGGTGATCAGATCCGAGGACATAACAGTCTCTACCGAACCGGTATCCTCGAGCGCTCGAAATGTGATCGCCGGTGTCATTGTAGACATTGCTCCTGTCCGTGGCGGAATCGAGATATTGATCGATGCTGGTGTGGAACTTGCCGCTACGGTCACTTCACGATCAGTGGAGAGACTTAGGCTTGAGATAGGTACAAGGGTATTTTCTTCGATAAAAGCCAGCGCGATAAAGGTGCTCGACGGGTAAGTAACGGCTGAGAGTCCGGGTGAATAAGGCTGGGCCTTTCACGGTGAAGGGACCAGCGAACGGGAGAACGATCATGGAACCTGGAGTGAAACTGTATATAAATACAGATGAGAGGGAAGGCCTTTTCGGAGACGGGAAGTATCTTCTGCTCAAGTCGATAAGTGAACTTGGTTCATTGAGAAAAGCTTCGATCAAACTGGGCAGGGGATACAGGAAAGCCTGGGACGATATCCGGAGGACGGAAGAAGGTCTCGGCAGAAAGATCGTCCTGAGGTCCAGAGGTGGATCCGGTGGCGGGTCGACGAGGCTGACCCCGTTCGGAGCTGAACTGCTTGAAGCCTGGGAAAGATACCGGAACGAAGTCTCGGTATGCCTAGGGAGAGCCTGGGATGAACAATTGCGCGGGTTGCTGGAATAAATAGACGAAAACAGGCAAGACGCATAGTGTCGAAGAGTGTCAGGGAAGGACAGATATGGACAGGGAGAAACTGACAGAATTGATCCGGGAAAGTGCTATTGAGAGAGATGGGAAAAAAGTAATGCCGTGCCCCAAGGCATTTATGCTTGCCGGTGAATACGGCGTGTCTCTGAAAGAGATCGGTGAGTGCTGCAATGAGTCCGATATCAGGATATCGAACTGTCAACTGGGGTGTTTTAAGTAATGAAGACGATCGTGATCGCCGGTGCTCATTCGAAGGTAGGAAAAACAGGGCTGGCAGGGAGTATCTGTTCTATGGTGAAGGGAGCCGTTCATATCAAGATCGGTCACGGAACGGTAAAGAAGAATATGGACAATATTTTCTTTCCTCAAGGCACGCCATTTCGGGATATCCAGGAGAAGTACAATGACGCGCCTTTTCTTGTGATAGAGAGTGGGGCCGTCACCGCGGAGTTCGAGCCGGATTG
Encoded proteins:
- a CDS encoding LysR family transcriptional regulator — protein: MEPGVKLYINTDEREGLFGDGKYLLLKSISELGSLRKASIKLGRGYRKAWDDIRRTEEGLGRKIVLRSRGGSGGGSTRLTPFGAELLEAWERYRNEVSVCLGRAWDEQLRGLLE